TGCACAGCGTTGCGGTGGTCAACAGCTTTTGTACGGGGCCGAGTTCGGCGGGCTCCGCTGCCCGGCCGTCGACGCGAACGTCACCGAACGGCTCGTACCCGGTGCCTGTGAAGTCGACGGCTCCTTCAGCTGTCCATACGCGCTCGACGACCATGCGGCCTTCGGTGAGAGTGCCTGTCTTGTCCGTCGCGAGTACGGTCACCGATCCGAGCGTCTCCACGGCGGGGAGGCGTCGTACGACGGCGTGGCGTGCGGCCATGCGCCGCGCGCCCAGGGCCAGTGCCAGCGTGACGACGGCCGGGAGCGACTCGGGTACGGCGGCGACGGCGAGGCTGATCGCGGTTACCGCCATGGTGCCCGGCGCCAGGCCACGGACCAGCCCCAGGGCGAACACCAGCAGGCACAGTGCCAGGGTGGCCAGAGCGAGAACCCGTCCCAGTGCGGCCAGGCGCCGCTGCAAAGGTGTCGCCTCGAGTCGCCCTTCCAGCAGTGCGGCAATGCGGCCCAGTGCGCTGGCGGCCCCGGTGGCTGTCACCGTCGCGATGCCCCTCCCCCGGACTACGACGGTGCCCGCACTCAGCGTCGCAGCCCCCGGCCGTCCGGAGCGCAGGTCCTTGTCCACGGGTACGGATTCACCGGTCAGCATGGACTCATCAAGGAGCAGCGCCGATGCTTGCGTGAGGAGCGCGTCGGCGGGAACGATATCCCCTTCGCCGAGCGCCAGCACATCGCCCGGGACAACTTCGGCCGCGGGCACCTCCCGCTCCGAACCGCCGCGCAGGACACGTGCGTTCGGGGCTGACATGGCGGAGAGTGCGGCAACGGCGTTGTCGGCCCTGACCTCCTGGATCACCCCCACCGTGGTGTTCACTACGATCACGAGGGCGATGACGACGGAGTCGGCGTGGTCCCCGATCGCGACGGTCAGTGCCACGGCCCCCAGGAGGACCATGATCAGCGGGTCTCTGAGCTGCGCCACCACGCGCGTATGCAGGCGCACGGTTCTCCGGGCGGTCACCTCGTTGCGGCCGTAGTCGGCGAGGCGGCGTGCCGCATCCTCCTCCGTGAGCCCTCGGCTCCGCTCGTCGGTAACCGGAGGCGTGTGGAGGGGGCGCGAGGTCACGTGAGTGCTCCGATCGACTGCGACAGGGCCCGCGTGAAGCGGATGAGGTCATGGCGTCGCGAGGCGCCGTTCACGGCGTGGGAACCGTGATCACCGGGCACAGCGCCCGGTGCAGCACGCCGTGGACGACCGATCCCAGCATCATGCCGCTGTATCCGCCCCGGCCCCGGCGGCCCACCACGACTGCCAGTGCGTGCTCGGAGGCCCGCGCAAGCTCCTCGACCGGATGCCCGCGGACCACCTCGTGTGTCAGGGCCACATCCGGGTACTTCTCCGACCAGCCCGCCGTTGTTTCCGAGAGCAGCCGTCGGCGCTCCTGCACCGCCTCCGCCTCGTCTGTGAAGGAGACCACCGGGCGCTGCCACACCCAGAGGGCACGCACGCCGGCCCCCCGCAGGCTTGCTTCTTCGAGGGCCTGGGCGACGGCGGCGCCGGAGGTCCGGCTGCCGTCGACGCCGACCACCAGGTAGGGCGGCTGCTGCGACACGTGCTCCGGCTCTCCCACGACGACGACCGGACACTTCGCCTGCGCACTGACAGGCACCACCACCGAGCTGGCGCTGAGGAACTCCTCCACCCGGCCGAGCCGACGCGAGCCGAGGACCACCATCCGGGCCTGCTCCGAGTGGCGGCAGAGCGCCGGCGCGGGAATCCCGTCGAGCAGGTCCGTGGTCAGCTCAAGCTTCCCGTGCCGCTCCTGTGTCCATGCGGCAGCGGAGGTAAGCGCCTCGGCTCCTCGACGCCGCAACTCGATGTGGTGCGAGCCGGCATCGGCGTGGCGTGTGTCATGCGACGGCGGCACGGCCAGCAGAAGCCGAAGGGCAAGCTGTCGGCGGTGGGCCTCGTCGGCGGCCCAGGCAAGTGCGGGGCGGGACTGGTGCTGCGGGTCGATGCCGACGATCATCTCGCGCCGCTCTGCGAGGGCTGTCACTGTTCCTCCCGGTGTCGCTTGCTCTCGCGCGGAATGAGCTCCACGGGGCATTCGGCGTGATGGAGAACCGCATGCGTCACCCGTCCCAGTGTGGGGCCGAAGGCATCGGGCGGCCGCCGACCGCCCATGACGAGCAGGTCGGCCTGACGCGATGCCTCCACGAGCGTCCCGGCGACGGAGGTGCCCTCTTCCACGTCCGCGGTCACGGTGAGCTCGGGGAATTCGTCCCGGATCCGGTCGGCCACCGCGGAAACACCGTGCAGGTGCCGCTGGGCGATCTCGTCGACGTCGTCCAGCATGGTGGCCACCATGCCCACGTACCGCAGCACTTGCCAGACGCCCAGCAGACGCAGCGACGCCTTGCGCAGTTCCGCCGCGCGCGCCGCGTGCCGGACGCAGCCGAGGTCGTCCTCGTCTCGGACTGCGGCCACCACCACACCGGTCCCCGCCCCTTGTGCTGCACCCCTGACCACCACGACGGGGACCGTCGCACCCGCCGCCACTCGGAGCCCGACGGAGCCGAGCAGCAACGCGGCGAAGCCTCCGTAGCCGCGGTTCCCCATGACGATCGTGCCGCCGCTGCCTGCAGCGTCGAGCAGGCTGACGGTTGGCTCCCGTGGGCTCAGTTCCCTGTTGATCTGCAGTTCGGGGTACTGCTCCGCCAGCCGGTCCGCCGTGTCCTTGAGCACGTCGCGCCCGCGCTGGCGCACGCGCTCGACCGTCTCGACCGAGGCGTACATGGCTCTCCGGTAGGTGTCGGCGGCGTAAACGAGGCGCAGCGGCCTGCCGCGCCGGTCGGCCTCGGCCGCGGCCCAGTCCGCAGCCGTCGCCGCATTCGCCGAACCGTCCACGCCCACGACGACCGTCCCGAGTTCCGCGCCGCCTGTCGTGCTGATGCGCATGGCTCCTCCTCGCCGAATGCCATCGGGGATCACTCCTGACGGTGTCACCACGAGTTCAGGATGGTGAGGGCCGCAGGGGCCCCCGCCAGGGCCGAAGGTCCCTCTCCGGCCGAAGCTGATCCATTCGGTCCGCTCCAGGGACCTCTCGGCCCTGGGCACGCGGGCGGGATTCGTTCCACGCTGTCATTCAGGACGGCCTGATCCAGCACGTGATGGAAAGGACTGGCGAGCCATGAGGCACCGCAGTGTCGCGGACCTGATGTCCCCCACGGCCGTGAGCGTGCAGCGGGGCACCCCATTCAAAGAGATCGCCCGCCTCCTCGACGAATACGGCATCACCGCCGTACCGGTGATCGACGTCCACGAGCGGCCCGTCGGAGTCGTCTCCGAGGCCGACCTGCTGCGCAAAAAGACAGCGAGAGACACCTCCAGCGTGGCCGAGGAACTGATGTCCAGTCCGGCAATCGTCGCGCAGCCGGGGTGGAGCGTGGTCCGCGCAGCCAGGGTCATGGAGAAGAAGAGGATCAAACGGCTGCCCGTCGTCGACGAGTCTGGCCGTCTGGTCGGCGTGATCAGCCGCAGCGACCTCCTGCAGCTGTTCCTGCGGCGGGACCGGGCGATCCAGGAGGAAATCCTTGAGGACGTCGTCACCCACACCCTCGGACTGCCGCCCTCTTCGCTGACGGTCGAGGTCACCGACGGCAGAGTCACGCTCAGCGGCACTGTGGCGCGCAAGAGCCTGATCCCGATCACCCTGCGGCTGTGCGAGAGCGTCGACGGAGTGGTGGATGTGGTCGACCGGCTCGCCTACGACGTGGACGACTCGGCGGCAGCGGAGGGCGGCGACCGCCATGTCTGAGGTCACCACGACCGATCTGTACGAAGTGACGATGGCCATGTCCTACCTGCGGGAGGGGATGCGTGCTCCGGCCACTTTCAGTCTGTTCGTGCGGGAATTGCCGCCAGACCGCGGGTTCCTGGTGGCCGCCGGCCTGGAGCCGTCGCTCGACTACCTGTCCCGTTTCCGGGTCGGTCCGCATGACGTGCGGGAATTCGCCGAGGCCCTGCACCGGCCGGCCGCGGACCTGGAGCCGCTGCTCGGCCTGGGATTCGACGGCGAGGTGCGTGCCGTCCCCGAGGGGCGGCTCGTGTTCGCCGGAGAGCCGCTGCTGGAAGTGACCGCGCCGCTGCCCCAGGCCCAGCTCGTCGAGACGTACCTGCTCACTCAGCTGTGCCATCAGACGGCCGTCGCCTCCAAGGCGGCCCGCTGTGTCATAGCCGCCGCGGGGCGGCCCCTGGTGGACTTCTCATTGCGTCGCACGCACGGACCGCAGGCGGGATTCCAGGCCGCCCGGCTGGGCGCACTGGTCGGCTTCGCGGGCACCAGCAATGTCGCCGCGGCCACGAGCCTCGGCATACCCGCTTCGGGCACCATGGCTCATTCGTACATCGAAGCCTTCCCGGGCGAGGAGGAGGCGTTCCGGGGGTTCGCACGTGCCCATCCAGGACCGGTGACCTTCCTCGTCGACACGTATGACACCGATGGCGGAGTCGCGATCGCGGCGCGGGTGCTCAAGGAGCTCGGGCGCGGTTCCGGCTGCGCCATTCGCCTCGACAGCGGTGACCTCGGGGCTCTCGCGTTCAGGGCGCGGGACATTCTCGACGCCGCCGGGCTCACAGATGTCCGCATCATCGCCAGCGGTGGCCTGGACGAGTACGCAGTGGACGAGCTCGTGCGGGCCGGCGCCCCGATCGACGTGTATGCGGTGGGTACCCGCGTCGGCGTGGCCGCGGACGCGCCCTACCTCGACGCGGCGTACAAACTGGTGGAGTACGAGGGGCGGCCGGTCATGAAGCTCTCCTCCGCGAAGGTCACCGCCCCTGCGCCGAAACAGGTCTTCCGCCGGTCCGGCCGCGCCGACGTACTCGGGTTGTGGAACGAGGACCCATCGCCCGGCGCAGAACCTCTGCTCCGCACGGTCATGCGCGGGGGCCGCAGGACGGGGAGGCCGGACAGCCTGTCGGACGCTCGCGCGCGGTTCGACGCCGACATCGCCGCTCTCCCGGCATCGGCACGGCGTATCCACAGCCCCGAACCACTCCGCCCGGTCACATCCGGGCGACTGGCCGCCATGTCGGCCGCGGTACGTCGCCGTATCGAGGAGGAGATACGGACATAAAACTCAGCGATGTCGCAAGCGTGATGGTGGGCGATGTGATTCGGCCACGCCTGCCACGCCGTTCAAGGACGTCGCCAGACTGCCCGCCGAGCAACCGGTGGGTGCTGCGGCTCGTCGCGTACGCGGGTCTGATGACAGTACCCGCCGTTCCTGCTGGACATGGGTGGCGCTGATACAGCCTGCCCACCGTGATCAGGGCAGGTCCGGCGAGGCACCAGGGCCGGTCGGTCCCATCGGGGGCCCCTCGGCCCCTCCTGTCACGCCGGCCGGACCATGACGCTGGAACTGTGGCTGCACGCGCGGCCCGGAGGAGGTCCGCACCATGACTCGCCATGTGACCGTCGGCCTGGACGGGTCGCCCGAGAGCCGCGCCGCCGCCGCTTGGGCTGCTGAGGAGGCATTGCTGCGCGAAGTGCCCCTGCACCTCGTTCACGCGGAGGAGTGGCCCACGACCGCGGCCATTCCCATGGTCGGACCCGAAGTGCAGCAGCGGTGGGCCGACAAGGTCCTGGCCGATGCCGCCGACGAGCTGAGGCAGCGCCATCCCGGACTGGAGATCACCACACGACGGCTCTCCGGAAGGCCCGCCGCCGCCCTCCCCATCGAGGCGGGTGACGCGGAGATGCTGGTGCTCGGCTCACGGGGGCTTGGCAGCATCATGGGCTTCCTCATCGGCTCGGCCGGAATGGCCACGGTCAGTGCCACCGAGCGGCCGGTCGTGCTGGTGCGAGCCCCCAAACACCACGACAAGGAGCCCCGGACCGGATCCGGCGACGCCGAGCACACCGACACCCCATCGGTGTACCGCGACGTGGTCGTCGGCCTCGACATCCACCAGTCCTGCGACAAGCTCCTGGCCTTCGCCTTCGACGAGGCCGCACGCCGTGGCTGCACACTCCACGCCGTACACGGCTGGACGCTCCCCCTCGTGTTCAGCTACGCACCGATGCTCGACCCCGGCATCCAGCTGGAAGTGGGCCGGCAAGTCGAGCATGCCCTCAGCGACATGCTGCTGCCGTGGCGGCACAAGTTCCCGTCTGTGCAGGTTGTCGAGCGGGCTCCCATCGGTTCGCCAGCGCAGCAGTTGGTGTACTCGGCGGCCGACGCGGATCTGGTGGTCGTCGGCCGGCGCCTGCGCCGGGCTCCCCTGGGTGCGCACATCGGCCACGTCGCACACGCGGTCATGCACCACAGCGCCGCACCTGTCGCCGTCGTCCCCCACGACTGACCCCTCGGCAGGAGGATCAAGTGCCCTCACCACCGCTCGACCCGACCACCGTGACAACCCTTGTCGAGGACGCCTCGGCAGCCCCGTCCATGCACAACGCACAGCCCTGGAAGTTCCAGTACCTGAGCCGCACCGGAACGATGCAACTGCGCGCCGATCCGGAGCGCACGATGCCCAAGTCGGACCCGACGCACCGTGCCGTCCATCTCGGCTGTGCCGCAGCGCTGTTCAACCTGCGAGTGGCCGCCGTGCACACCGGCCGGGAACCGGTCACCACACTGCTCCCCGACCCCACCGACGCGTGGCTGCTGGCCGAGGTGAACCTCACCGAACCCGCGGGCCCCGAGCACGATCTCGCCGTACTCCACCCCGCTGTCCGCCGACGGCACACCAGCCGCCACCCCTTCACCGACGAGGAGATCCCGGACGACATCCTGGACGGGCTGCGCAGCGCCGCCCTGCTCGAAGGTGCCCGGCTGTACGTTCCCGACGCGTGGCACGTGAAGTCCGTACTGAACTTGGTGCACGACGCCGAGGGCCGTGAAGCGCTCCACCCCGACGTGCGGGAAGAGATGGCACGCTGGACGGACACGGGTGCCAAGGGCGACGCTTCACGGCGGGAAGGAATCCCCGCATATGCCTTCGGCCCCCGTCAGCACGATGTCACCGCTCCCATGCGGGACTTCGCCGGCCGGCATCCCGTTCCCGGCCGTGGCTCCGCCACCTTCGAGAAGCAGCCCCGCCTCGCTCTGCTCGGCACGGCCGGCGACCGGCCGGAGGACTGGCTGCGAGCAGGTCAGGCGATGGAGCGTGTTCTGCTCCAGGCCACGTTGGACGGGCTGGTCACGTCCCTGACGTCGCAGGCCCTCGAATGGCCGGAACTGCGGTGGGCCGTACGCGACCCGGGGTCGCCGATGGGTCACGTACAGATGGTGATCCGCCTCGGATACGGCCCCGAAGGTCCCGCGACCCCGCGCCGGTCGGTGAGCGATGTCCTCGACATCACGTGACCCGCACCGGTGCCCGGCCGGCCTCTTGGGTCGGCTCGCTGCAGGGACCCAGTAGTGGCCGCCCCGACGGATGTACTGACTCCCGGCGGCTCCGGCGGGGAAACTTCGGGAGATGCCGACGGCCTCGCCATACGGACGCTGCCGCCCACCGACGTGTACTCCGCACTGGACACGTCGCCCCGTGGCCTGACGACCGAGGCAGCCGACACCAGACTCCGGCGGTTCGGGTCCAATGAACTCCCGCGCGCAGCGCACCCAGCCATGTGGCGGCAACTGGCAGCCCAGTTCACGGACCTCTTCGCGGTCGTCCTGCTCGTCGCTTCGGCGATCACCGCCCTCGCGTACACACTCCAGGAGCCAAGGGATCCCGGCACACTGCAACTCGCGGTGGCGATCCTCGCAGTGGTGGTCCTGAACGCGTCCATCGGGTTCGCCCAGGAATACTCGGCCGAGCGGACGGCGGAGTCGCTGCAGGCGATGGTGCCGCACACCTGCCGGGTGCTGCGCGACGCCGTGCTCCGGGAACTGCCCGCGCGGGAGCTGGTGCGGGGGGACGTGGTGATTCTCGAGGCCGGGGATGCCGTCTCCGCCGACTGCCGCCTGGTGGAGGCGCACGACATCACCGTCAACAACGCCGCGATCACCGGGGAGAGCGACGCGGTCGGCCGCGGCCACGAGCCCGATCAGCAGGGCCCGGTCCTGGAGGCGCGCAACTGTCTTTTCATGGGCACCGATGTCGTGGCGGGAACCGCAAAGGCTGTGGTCTTCGCCACGGGCCGGTCGACCGAGTTCGGGCGGATCTTCCAGCTCACGGCCGCCGCACCACGGCAGAAGACTCCGTTGCAGCATCAGGTCGCCTCGATGGCGCGTCGGGTGGCGGGTGCGGCACTGGCTGTCGGATCGCTTCTGTTCGCCGTACGGCTGCCCGCAGGGCAGGACCTCGTGTCGGCATTCGTCTTCGCCCTCGGCGTGATGGTCGCACTCGTCCCCGAAGGGCTGCCCGCCACGCTCTCCGTGTCGCTTGCGATCGGCGTCCGGCGCATGGCTCGCCGCCATGCGCTGGTGAAGCAACTGCTCGCCGTCGAGGCGCTGGGCTCGACCACGGTGGTGTGCACGGACAAGACCGGGACACTGACGCAGGCGGAGATGACCGTCGTCCAGGTCTGGGCCGGAGGCGTCATGCACACCGTGTCCGGAGTGGGTTACGAGCCGGCCGGTGAGGTCACGGATCCCGAACCGGTGCGCGCAGCACTCCGGGCTGCGGCGCTGTGCAGCAACGCTCGACTGGTGCCGCCCTCCGACGGCGGCCGCTGGCATGTGCTCGGGGACACCACCGAGGGTGCGCTGCTCGTAGCCGCCGCCAAGGCCGGGCTCGATCGGGCCGCCGAAGAAGCGGCCGCTCCGCGCGTCGGCGAGCATCCCTTCGACTCCGTACGCAAGTTGATGAGCACGGTGCACTCCGGGGACCACGGTTACCACGCCTGTGTGAAGGGCGCACCTCAGGAACTGCTCGAACGGTGCACGGCCATCGACCGGCAGGGCGAAGTGATCGCGTTGACCGACGCCCTGCGTGCAGAGGTGATGACTGTCAATGACGAGCTGGCCACACAGGGACTGCGGGTCCTGGCCGCCGCCCGGCGGGAGCTGTCAGGCCCGCACCCCGACCGGGACACCGTCGAGTCGGGGCTGACCTTCCTGGGGCTCGTCGGCATGCTGGACCCGCCGAGGCCCGAGGTACGAGAGGCGGTCGCCGCCTGCCACCGAGCCGGTATCCGCGTCGTCATGGTGACCGGGGACCATCCGCTGACCGCTGAGGCCGTGGCCCGGCGCGTGGGGATCGTGCGGCATTCCGCTCCAACGGTCGTAACTGGTGCCCGGCTGAACGAACTGGACGACGACGCCCTCGACGGACTGCTGGCCGGCCAGGGCGATCTGCTGCTGTGCCGGGTCAGCCCGGAGCACAAGATGCGTGTGGTCACCGCCTTCCAGCGGCGTCTCGAGGTGGTCGCAGTCACGGGCGACGGCGCAAATGACGCCCCGGCACTGAAGCACGCCGACATCGGTGTGGCCATGGGCGCGTCGGGAACGGATGTGGCTCGGGAAGCCGCCGTCATGGTGCTGCTCGACGACTCGTTCGCCTCCATCGCCACGGCGGTGCGGCTGGGCCGTTCCGTCTACCAGAACATCAGGAAGTTTCTCGTCTACGTCTTCAGCAGCAACATCGGGGAACTCGGCCCAATCATCGCCGCGACCTTCGCCGGGTTCCCCCTGGTTCCGATCAGCGCGGTACAGATCCTTGCCATCGATCTGGGGTCGGACGTCCTGCCCGCACTCGCCCTCGGTGCCGAGCGCCCGGAGGACGACGTCATGGACCGTCCCCCACGCTCGCGGCACGAGAGGCTGTTCTCGGCGGCCGTGATGGGCCGCATCCTCTTCCTGGGCGGGATCCAGGCCCTGTGTGGGTGTGCCGTCTTCTTCTGGCACGTCAACGGTTCAGGCATTCCGTTCTCCCACTTCACCGAGGACAACGCCGTCTACCGGGAGGCGATCACTCTGGTGCAGGCCGGGATCGTCATCAGCCAGTTCTTCATCGCCCTGACATTGCGCACAGAACGCGAAAGCGTCTTCCGGGCCGGTCTGCTGAGCAATCCCTGGCTGCTTGCCGCCGGGGGTATAGGGCTCGTCTGGATGTCGGGCATCAGCTATTGGCCTCTGCTCCAGAACGTGTTCAACACGGCCCCCATCGCCGTCACGGACTGGGCGGTCCTCGCCGTACTCGGCGTCCTGCCGCTGGCCGCCGATGAGGCCCGCAAGTGGTCGCTGCGGCGACGCCACAGCTCCAGAACCGTCGAGCAGGGAGGAAAGCGATGAGGATCATCATCGTGGGCTGCGGCCGGACGGGATCCGCACTCGCCGTCCGGCTCAGCGAGGAGCGCCATGACGTACGGCTCGTCGACCGCGAACAAAGCAGCCGACGGCGCCTGCCCGCAGGGTTCCCCGGCCAGTTCCTCGAAGGGAACGGATTCAGCCGGGCCGTCCTGGAGCAAGCGGGTATCGAGCACGCCGACGCGCTCGTCGCCGTCACCTCCGGGGACAACACCAACATCGTCACCGCGCGGACCGCGAAGGACACGTACCGGGTACCGATCGTGCTCGCCCGCATCTACGACCCCTGGCGCGCCGACATGTACCGGGAACTGGGCATCCCCACCATCGCCAGTGTCCGCTGGACCGTGAACCAGATCCATCAGATGCTGCTGCACCGCCATCTCACACCGGAACTCGCCTTCGGCAACGGCGAAACGCTCCTGGTCCGTTCGCAGCTCCCGGCCTACCTCACCGGGCGCCGGCTCGCCGAGTTCGACGTCGACAGTGAGATCCGTGTCGTGGAAGTGACGAGAGCGGGCCGCTCGCTGGTGCCCGCCCACGGCACGGCAGCCGAGCCCGGAGATCTCGTCACCTTCGCCGTCGCCGCCACCGCGCTCGGCCGTCTGCGTGGCTTTCTCGACAAGGAGCTGGGGACATGAAGGCCCTCATCGCGGGCGCCGGGCGACTGGGCACCCAGATCGCGCAGGTGCTCGCCGCCGCCGGGAACGACGTCACTGTGGTGGACGCGGACGCCGACCGCATCAACGCGCTTCAGGGACAGCTCGCCGTACGCCTCGTCCTGGGGGACGCCTGCGAACCCGCGTGTCTGGCCCAGGCCGGCGCCCACACGGCCGACCTCGTCATCGCCGCCACGGGAGAGGACGAGGACAATCTCGTCATCAGCCTTCTGGCCAAACGGCAGTGTGCCGCGCCACGCGTCGTGGCCCGCGTCAACGACAGTGAGAACGCCTGGCTGTTCGACCAGCGCTGGGGTGTCGACATCGCCGTCCCCGCTGCCACTCCGCTCATCTCCCTCATCGAGGAGGCAACCGGTGCCACCGATACCGTGGCCCTGCTGCGCCTCAGCAAG
This window of the Streptomyces sp. SLBN-118 genome carries:
- a CDS encoding Acg family FMN-binding oxidoreductase is translated as MPSPPLDPTTVTTLVEDASAAPSMHNAQPWKFQYLSRTGTMQLRADPERTMPKSDPTHRAVHLGCAAALFNLRVAAVHTGREPVTTLLPDPTDAWLLAEVNLTEPAGPEHDLAVLHPAVRRRHTSRHPFTDEEIPDDILDGLRSAALLEGARLYVPDAWHVKSVLNLVHDAEGREALHPDVREEMARWTDTGAKGDASRREGIPAYAFGPRQHDVTAPMRDFAGRHPVPGRGSATFEKQPRLALLGTAGDRPEDWLRAGQAMERVLLQATLDGLVTSLTSQALEWPELRWAVRDPGSPMGHVQMVIRLGYGPEGPATPRRSVSDVLDIT
- a CDS encoding nicotinate phosphoribosyltransferase; translation: MSEVTTTDLYEVTMAMSYLREGMRAPATFSLFVRELPPDRGFLVAAGLEPSLDYLSRFRVGPHDVREFAEALHRPAADLEPLLGLGFDGEVRAVPEGRLVFAGEPLLEVTAPLPQAQLVETYLLTQLCHQTAVASKAARCVIAAAGRPLVDFSLRRTHGPQAGFQAARLGALVGFAGTSNVAAATSLGIPASGTMAHSYIEAFPGEEEAFRGFARAHPGPVTFLVDTYDTDGGVAIAARVLKELGRGSGCAIRLDSGDLGALAFRARDILDAAGLTDVRIIASGGLDEYAVDELVRAGAPIDVYAVGTRVGVAADAPYLDAAYKLVEYEGRPVMKLSSAKVTAPAPKQVFRRSGRADVLGLWNEDPSPGAEPLLRTVMRGGRRTGRPDSLSDARARFDADIAALPASARRIHSPEPLRPVTSGRLAAMSAAVRRRIEEEIRT
- a CDS encoding universal stress protein, whose amino-acid sequence is MTALAERREMIVGIDPQHQSRPALAWAADEAHRRQLALRLLLAVPPSHDTRHADAGSHHIELRRRGAEALTSAAAWTQERHGKLELTTDLLDGIPAPALCRHSEQARMVVLGSRRLGRVEEFLSASSVVVPVSAQAKCPVVVVGEPEHVSQQPPYLVVGVDGSRTSGAAVAQALEEASLRGAGVRALWVWQRPVVSFTDEAEAVQERRRLLSETTAGWSEKYPDVALTHEVVRGHPVEELARASEHALAVVVGRRGRGGYSGMMLGSVVHGVLHRALCPVITVPTP
- a CDS encoding CBS domain-containing protein translates to MRHRSVADLMSPTAVSVQRGTPFKEIARLLDEYGITAVPVIDVHERPVGVVSEADLLRKKTARDTSSVAEELMSSPAIVAQPGWSVVRAARVMEKKRIKRLPVVDESGRLVGVISRSDLLQLFLRRDRAIQEEILEDVVTHTLGLPPSSLTVEVTDGRVTLSGTVARKSLIPITLRLCESVDGVVDVVDRLAYDVDDSAAAEGGDRHV
- a CDS encoding TrkA family potassium uptake protein; translated protein: MRIIIVGCGRTGSALAVRLSEERHDVRLVDREQSSRRRLPAGFPGQFLEGNGFSRAVLEQAGIEHADALVAVTSGDNTNIVTARTAKDTYRVPIVLARIYDPWRADMYRELGIPTIASVRWTVNQIHQMLLHRHLTPELAFGNGETLLVRSQLPAYLTGRRLAEFDVDSEIRVVEVTRAGRSLVPAHGTAAEPGDLVTFAVAATALGRLRGFLDKELGT
- a CDS encoding cation-transporting P-type ATPase, with the translated sequence MAAPTDVLTPGGSGGETSGDADGLAIRTLPPTDVYSALDTSPRGLTTEAADTRLRRFGSNELPRAAHPAMWRQLAAQFTDLFAVVLLVASAITALAYTLQEPRDPGTLQLAVAILAVVVLNASIGFAQEYSAERTAESLQAMVPHTCRVLRDAVLRELPARELVRGDVVILEAGDAVSADCRLVEAHDITVNNAAITGESDAVGRGHEPDQQGPVLEARNCLFMGTDVVAGTAKAVVFATGRSTEFGRIFQLTAAAPRQKTPLQHQVASMARRVAGAALAVGSLLFAVRLPAGQDLVSAFVFALGVMVALVPEGLPATLSVSLAIGVRRMARRHALVKQLLAVEALGSTTVVCTDKTGTLTQAEMTVVQVWAGGVMHTVSGVGYEPAGEVTDPEPVRAALRAAALCSNARLVPPSDGGRWHVLGDTTEGALLVAAAKAGLDRAAEEAAAPRVGEHPFDSVRKLMSTVHSGDHGYHACVKGAPQELLERCTAIDRQGEVIALTDALRAEVMTVNDELATQGLRVLAAARRELSGPHPDRDTVESGLTFLGLVGMLDPPRPEVREAVAACHRAGIRVVMVTGDHPLTAEAVARRVGIVRHSAPTVVTGARLNELDDDALDGLLAGQGDLLLCRVSPEHKMRVVTAFQRRLEVVAVTGDGANDAPALKHADIGVAMGASGTDVAREAAVMVLLDDSFASIATAVRLGRSVYQNIRKFLVYVFSSNIGELGPIIAATFAGFPLVPISAVQILAIDLGSDVLPALALGAERPEDDVMDRPPRSRHERLFSAAVMGRILFLGGIQALCGCAVFFWHVNGSGIPFSHFTEDNAVYREAITLVQAGIVISQFFIALTLRTERESVFRAGLLSNPWLLAAGGIGLVWMSGISYWPLLQNVFNTAPIAVTDWAVLAVLGVLPLAADEARKWSLRRRHSSRTVEQGGKR
- a CDS encoding TrkA family potassium uptake protein: MKALIAGAGRLGTQIAQVLAAAGNDVTVVDADADRINALQGQLAVRLVLGDACEPACLAQAGAHTADLVIAATGEDEDNLVISLLAKRQCAAPRVVARVNDSENAWLFDQRWGVDIAVPAATPLISLIEEATGATDTVALLRLSKAGVDIIETVITTHSRAVGKPLSDIPLPDGTVVATVIREGRPTVPGPAVRLQPGDELLLVSHSATEQEIHSAFQ
- a CDS encoding universal stress protein; amino-acid sequence: MTRHVTVGLDGSPESRAAAAWAAEEALLREVPLHLVHAEEWPTTAAIPMVGPEVQQRWADKVLADAADELRQRHPGLEITTRRLSGRPAAALPIEAGDAEMLVLGSRGLGSIMGFLIGSAGMATVSATERPVVLVRAPKHHDKEPRTGSGDAEHTDTPSVYRDVVVGLDIHQSCDKLLAFAFDEAARRGCTLHAVHGWTLPLVFSYAPMLDPGIQLEVGRQVEHALSDMLLPWRHKFPSVQVVERAPIGSPAQQLVYSAADADLVVVGRRLRRAPLGAHIGHVAHAVMHHSAAPVAVVPHD
- a CDS encoding universal stress protein, whose translation is MRISTTGGAELGTVVVGVDGSANAATAADWAAAEADRRGRPLRLVYAADTYRRAMYASVETVERVRQRGRDVLKDTADRLAEQYPELQINRELSPREPTVSLLDAAGSGGTIVMGNRGYGGFAALLLGSVGLRVAAGATVPVVVVRGAAQGAGTGVVVAAVRDEDDLGCVRHAARAAELRKASLRLLGVWQVLRYVGMVATMLDDVDEIAQRHLHGVSAVADRIRDEFPELTVTADVEEGTSVAGTLVEASRQADLLVMGGRRPPDAFGPTLGRVTHAVLHHAECPVELIPRESKRHREEQ